Proteins from a single region of Amblyomma americanum isolate KBUSLIRL-KWMA chromosome 10, ASM5285725v1, whole genome shotgun sequence:
- the LOC144107986 gene encoding sal-like protein 2 gives MNSTFLAAWPSLPVTTPPETALVPVPPWLTTTPVKRPDIVFHRFGSSTAGTLAPVIVKHMTTSKSGDVEPGAWGPNGGGGMVKEVVQPQPAGKIFTCEFCSKMFGFPSKLQEHMRSHTKETPFQCPFCPKGFTQKGNYKRHVQLHSEQQKDGS, from the exons ATGAATTCCACTTTCCTTGCAGCTTGGCCATCGTTACCGGTCACAACACCGCCAGAAACTGCCCTCGTACCTGTTCCACCCTGGCTGACCACCACACCTGTGAAGCGGCCTGATATTG TGTTCCACAGATTCGGCAGCAGCACTGCGGGAACACTTGCTCCAGTCATTGTCAAGCACATGACTACCTCAAAGAGTGGAGACGTGGAACCTGGCGCTTGGGGACCCAATGGAGGTGGAGGCATGGTCAAGGAGGTGGTGCAGCCCCAACCCGCTGGGAAAATCTTCACGTGCGAGTTCTGCTCAAAAATGTTTGGCTTCCCCTCCAAGTTGCAGGAGCACATGCGGTCACATACCAAAGAGACTCCGTTCCAGTGCCCCTTCTGTCCCAAGGGCTTCACACAGAAGGGTAACTACAAGAGGCACGTGCAGTTACACAGTGAGCAGCAGAAAGACGGCTCGTag